cggccaaacccggacgacactgggccagtcatgcgctgccctatgggactcccaatcagggCTGGATGTGATACTTTTAGatgtttgtgtattgttgtgaattgttagatactactgcacttttggaactaggaacacaagcatttcgctacacccgcaacaacatctgctaaatatgtgtatgtgatttCATTTCTTTTTATAGTCAATCCCTGATAGATACGTTATGCATTTTTGTGTGAAGGTAGTGTCGTCTACTGGGAGAAAGGGAGATTGCACTGGGGGATGGGGGCCATTGATTTGTTTAAGGGCGGAGTCGGTTGTACAGTGCATTGGCAGTAGCAGCACTATGAATGGtcttgtgtggctcagttggtagtgaATGGTACTTGTaatgccagggtagtgggttcaattcccgctGGGACTaccaatatgaaaatgtatgtatgtactaTTGTAAATGTCATACTTTATGGGGCTTGGCTGGGTATCAGAGAACCTCATTCTGAGGATCAATTAGGAAGAGACATTCTCCTCTGCTGGTTGTATATAGGTAATAGCAgcaagagtaggagtgctgaatAACTGAAAGCTTTATGAACACAGGCCCAGGTGATTCCAAAAACAATGTACTGAACAGTAATTAGTAGAATCGTTGAGTTCAAAATTATTTTCTTACTTTCCTTAGGTTCTGATATTGCATAATTGGACATTTAAAAGTGATATGGCAGCAACCCCACCCAGCCTTCCTTGGGTTgtaaaattctggtaactttccaAAAGTCCCAGTTTTCGAGGAGGTTTGCCATAAGCTACTTCCGGCTTTTCCTCTCCTAATACCAATCATCTCCAACCAGTATTATGGGAAAACTGGGAAAATTTgtgaaagttactggaattttgtaACTCTATACCTTCTGCTATTCTTTTCATATTGTTTTCATATACTCCTTTTAGGTATCATGTAAGTAGGAAAGTAGTATAAGAGGAAGGACATAAGTACAAGTAGTATGAGAGGAACCTTGCCTCTGTATTTACCAAAATAGCTCAGCTATGGCACACTGCCACAACTCCTTGTTCTCCTCAAGATACTTTAATTACATCAAAGCACTCCTAATGTAGTCACATGTCATGGGTGGATTACATTGACAATTGATGATTGGCATCTGGTTGTCTTTTATACAGTCATGTATCGCTAACACATATCAATTTATAAGGCTGAATCACATCGAATGGGATTTTGCAAGATCTGTGAGAAATTGTTAAATCTCTGTTTCTGAAAGATTCCTATAGTATTTTCTGGAAATATGTGTACTGAAAAATCTCTGGTTTTGAAGATAGGATGGATGTTATTTACTAACATTCAGAGCCAAACAGAAGACAACTGAGATCTTTGTTTTTGAACAGACATAGCTTAGTCTGGATGTCAAAGTAATAGTTTGCTTATTTATGATGTGCTAAAATTGAACTTCCCCTTTAAGTTGTTTGAATTTACAAATGGGTTTAATTTGGTTTAACTAACATGCTCTATCTTCTACCTCTCAGGTTGCCTACAAACCGTGGCTGTGTGCACAGTATTTCCCCACCACACAGAGGCATTGTGGAAGGACAGTACCTTGTCTCCAGTACTGCCTTGAGGTTCAGCAGAGGTGTCCCTTCATACTACCGGACAACGATGATCTCATCCACGGAGGAAGCCCCAGCTTCATATGTACAGGTGGGTGTGGTGGTATGGACtgatcaatcagtcagtcaaatCAATCAAGTGTGATTTGTAGCCACAGCTTGTACGGGTGGGCGTATATCCACTCTAGGGCTATGCTGTTTAGCTGAGATGCACCATGGATCTAGGAAATATGAGCTTGGGTCAATTAATTTTGAAATGTACTAATTTTAGGAATTTATTTGCACTCCTATGTCCACTGACACGAATTTAGATGGAATTTTATGTTGCAGGATATATTTAATTGTGCTCTTGTGCCCCTGATGAACCCTTGTATAATTACTTTTCTGTGGTATCGATAAAGTTGTATGGTTTTGAACTCTGGTACTCAAGCCAATAATGAATTATAGTACTTGTCACTAGCGACATCTAGTGGACATATAAGGCAGTGTTAGTAAAATCAATGACACTTCCCTCTCAGTGTAAAGTGTATTGCTGAGACAGTCACTGTGATGGGGTACAACTCCACTGTAGTATTTTAATATTCCACAGTGATCAAGACAGAACCAGAATAAcatgacctgtcctgatttgaTCTCAGTGGGGTGTTCTGTCATTTCCTCCCTCAGCCCCAAAAATGTTAATTATTTCAATACCGTAATTAGAACAGCCTTTGATATTTTTGTATTACTTGTGCGTCAGCGATTAAATGGTAGGCTTTGCCTTTTGAGATCCCCGTTTTCTGATGCTCATTTGATGTCTTCATTTAGTGTAAACTGGCAGTTGATTTGAAGAGAGATTACACAAGtctgacatcaaatcaaatcacattttattggtcacatacacatggttagcagatgttattgtgagtgtagcaaaatgcttccgcttctagttccgacagtgcagtagtatcaagcaagtaatctaacaattccagaacaactacctaatacacacaaatctaagggacggaataagaatatataattatatggatgagcgatgaccgagcggcataggcaagatgcaatagatagtataaaaATAGAGTAGAAgatgaaagtttacatacaccttagccaaatacatttaaactcagttttcacaattcctgacatttaatcctagtgcaaattccctgtcataggtcagttaggatcaccactttattttaagaatgtgaaatgtcagaataatagtagagagaatgattgatttatttcagcttttatttctttcatcacattcccagtacgtcagaagtttacatacactcaattagtatttggtagcattgcctttaaattgtttaacttgggtcaaacgtttcgggtagccttccacaagcttcccacaattagttgggtgaattttggcccattcctcctgacagagctggtgtaactgagtcaggtttgtaggcctccttgctccggACGCTTTTTCAGTTTTACCCACAAATtctcagggctttgtgatggccacaccaataccttgactttgttgtccttaagccattttgccacaactttagaagtatgcttggggtcattgtccatttggaagacccatttgcgaccaagcttttaaCGTCCTGATTGATGTCtctagatgttgcttcaatatttgcacataattttcctttgctgttgttctgggattgatttgcattttttgcaccaaagtacatttatctctaggagacagaacgtgtctccttcctgagcggtatgatggctgcgtggtcccatggtgtttatacttgcgtactattgtttgtacagatgaacgtggtaccttcaggcatttggaaattgctcccaaggattaaccagtcttgtagaggtctacaattgtttttttgaggtcttggcttaggtcttttgattttcccatgatgtcaagaaaagaggcactgggtttgaagatataccttgaaatacatccacaggtacaccttaaattgactcaaatgatgtcaattagcctatcagaagcttctaaagccatgacatcattttctggaattttccaagctgtttaatggcacagtcaacttagtgtatgtaaacttctgacccaccagaattgtgatacagtgaattataagtgaaataatctgtctgtaaacaattgttggaaaaatgacttgtgtcatgcacaaaatagataaacaaaataaattgtccaaaactatagtttgttaacaagacatttgtggagtggttgaaaagctaGTTTTAAGTTTAAGttgagttttattgactccaatctaagtgtatgtaaacttccgacttcaactgtacatatgggatgagtaattcAAGATATGTACAAATTATTAAattggcattattaaagtgactagtgatctatCTATacgtctgtatgtaggcagcagcctctctgtgttagtgacggctgtttaacagtctgatggccttgagattgaaaaatagcttctgtctctcggtcccagctttgatgcacctgtactgatctcgccttctagatggtatcagggtgaacaggcagtggctcgggtggttgttgtccttgatgatctttttggccttcctgtgacatcgggtcctgtaggtgtcctggagggcagtggTGTAGATTATATTTACCATGCTGCAGTATGGGGTCCCTACAAAATGTCACTTCGTCTTTTTTTCATTTAGAGTTCAATAAAGGATCATTAATGTTAGGTTATGATACAGCATATAACATAATGATACTGATAGTTGAGTCATATGAAGACTGGGATAAACATGCATACTGACTGGTATTTATGCTCTCATGCACATGGTCATCTGTCTATTTTTTGGTGATACATTTCAACAAAACACTGCATTACCACACTACAAGTAAGGCTGGAACTAGGCTGGGTCTTTTATTTAGTTTATTGTGGGTCATCTGAATGAATGAATACACTTTATTGGTATTGGGGAAATTGGGTTTGTCATCATCATCAGACACAGGCATGGATGATACAGACACACAAGGATGCATGAGAGGGATGCACAGAGACATGAGCATCTATGGCTTATATCAGTGTTTACCCACTACTCTCTTCGTCCCCTACAGGGCTACTGGGGAGCCATGGGCAGCCCAACAGCCAGGCAGAGTGCTGCGACGTTCGGTGGGACTCTAAACCGGACAACCGTTCTCGTGGGACGCTGAAAAGGACTCCAACTCCCTCCTGCCATCACCAACAGGGGGCGTCAACATCAGTCACCTCGGCCGCCACACCCACCAGACTGTGCAGCAGCAGCGGCCGGCTGAAGCTGTGCATGCTGGTCTTTGTTCTCCTGCACACCGTAGTCACCATTACCACCGCATCCCACAATTCCACTGGGGTCGTCGGTGTGGCAGCCATTTTCCCCCTGGAGGAAAGCTCCTCCAGTGAGGAATAATGAAAAAAAATTGCAAAAAAAACTCAAGGTTTTATTTGGGAATGAGTGAGTTGCAAAACCGGTTCTGACCAGTTCTGGCTCTCTGTTCAGAGAGAACCCTGGAAGGTCCCTGGTATGTGCTGTCGAAGCCTCATTGGGCCAGAGGAAGTGAGAGCAATTTCTCTGGAGCAAAGGATGCTGGGAATAGGTAGTCATGTGGTGAGGTGACGACGTGGGTGGGGCCAACACATCTCAGACCAAAGGATCAATATCATATCACCGTGTCAATCTAACCTGAGTTCACCTTTTCAGTCTCTTGTTTCTTCAGGATGTACTATATCGTTTTTTTTCTCCTCCTGGTTCAGTTGTTTGTGGAGTTTGTTGGAATGTGAGTGGGTTGTCTTAGAACATATAAGAGGCAGAGAATATTGAAAAAGGTATCACCAACCTGTGTGTTTTTATACATCCCTCTCTTAACCAGTAACATTTAGCTGCTCTTGGATATGCTAACAATATTATTAACtcaaacactcacaaacagaaAGAGTAAACACTTATTGATCCCCCCTGTCCTGGTGGATACATAGAACATATCAGTCATTGCAGGGTTCTCTCATGGCAGTACATATAACTAATATAGAGCCAGTGAAGAGCAGGTGTAGTATACCTTTTTACACTGTTTTGCCGACTTGAACCGTATTGTGCTCGCTTGGATTATTTTCTTTACACGGTTGCATGTAACCAGGCCAGTACAGTACAGCTCAGCTCGT
The window above is part of the Salvelinus namaycush isolate Seneca chromosome 7, SaNama_1.0, whole genome shotgun sequence genome. Proteins encoded here:
- the LOC120050708 gene encoding transmembrane protein FAM155A-like, which produces MGVYPSANPIPSSSLHLAHSSLRENEYAIFIGNSTKPLWRLETCHHDSLSKNCFTFDDADHLCKDLLEKERTRTVNISDLYLSFCNSYSLLDLFYGSTSPDNLNCSLDVLIDGDVARCSLCVQAYQRYDQHALEKYEEFELMTQKYETDAYSVRTCMDECKVAYKPWLCAQYFPTTQRHCGRTVPCLQYCLEVQQRCPFILPDNDDLIHGGSPSFICTGLLGSHGQPNSQAECCDVRWDSKPDNRSRGTLKRTPTPSCHHQQGASTSVTSAATPTRLCSSSGRLKLCMLVFVLLHTVVTITTASHNSTGVVGVAAIFPLEESSSSEE